Proteins encoded in a region of the Ignavibacteriota bacterium genome:
- a CDS encoding transketolase, with protein sequence MTREFSLTDLRRAAYEMRIDILRMLHAAGSGHPGGSLSLIDILTVLFYRHLDRTVENALAPDRNRFVLSKGHGVPGLYAVLARLGIIPADELLSLRRLGSPLQGHPVNAVLPVVEASTGSLGQGISMAQGMAMAAKLDGNGARVYALIGDGEFQEGQVWETLMSAPKFGLDNLTVILDYNKGQIDGPTAEVMDIDPVLDKVRSFRWDVQRIDGHDFAAIDEALRRTRRGDGAPSFIIADTVKGKGVSFMEGTVDWHGKAPDAEQTKTAIHEIETFLRDLN encoded by the coding sequence CTGCGCCGCGCCGCGTATGAAATGCGCATTGACATCCTGCGCATGTTGCACGCTGCCGGTTCCGGCCACCCTGGCGGATCACTCTCATTGATCGACATCCTGACGGTCCTTTTTTACCGTCACCTCGACCGTACCGTCGAAAACGCCCTCGCGCCGGACAGGAACCGCTTTGTTCTGTCGAAAGGTCACGGGGTTCCGGGTTTATACGCGGTGCTCGCGCGATTGGGCATCATCCCTGCCGACGAACTGCTCTCACTGCGCCGCCTCGGGTCGCCACTTCAGGGACACCCGGTAAACGCGGTGCTTCCCGTGGTCGAGGCGTCGACAGGATCTCTCGGGCAGGGCATCAGCATGGCGCAGGGAATGGCCATGGCCGCCAAACTCGACGGTAACGGCGCCCGTGTCTACGCCCTGATCGGCGACGGTGAATTTCAGGAGGGCCAGGTGTGGGAGACGCTGATGTCCGCCCCGAAATTCGGTCTCGACAATCTTACCGTGATTTTGGATTACAACAAGGGACAGATCGACGGTCCAACCGCCGAGGTGATGGACATCGATCCCGTGCTCGACAAGGTCCGTTCCTTCCGCTGGGATGTGCAAAGAATCGACGGACACGATTTTGCGGCCATTGATGAGGCACTTCGCCGCACGCGCCGGGGTGACGGCGCGCCGAGCTTCATCATCGCCGACACAGTGAAGGGGAAAGGCGTTTCATTCATGGAAGGCACTGTCGACTGGCACGGCAAGGCACCCGACGCCGAACAGACGAAAACCGCCATTCACGAGATCGAGACTTTCCTCCGCGACCTGAACTGA